Genomic segment of Caproiciproducens sp. NJN-50:
ATTCTGAGTTTGATAGGCTTCGGTAGCCTTTCGGCCCCTAGACCATTCAGTGCTTTACCTCCGGTAATCTGATACGAGGCTAGCCCTAAAGCTATTTCGGAGAGAACCAGCTATCTCCGGGTTCGATTGGAATTTCTCCGCTACCCACACCTCATCCGCTACCATTTCAACGGGAGTCGGTTCGGTCCTCCATGGGGTTTTACCCCCACTTCAACCTGGACATGGGTAGGTCACCCGGTTTCGGGTCGAATACAACTGACTTCATGCGCCCTGTTCAGACTTGGTTTCCCTGCGGCTCCGTCCCTTAAGGACTTAACCTTGCCAGTTACATTCACTCGCCGGACCATTCTACAAAAGGTACCCGATCACCCGTTGACGGGCTCTCGGTGCTTGTAAGCACAAGGTTTCAGGTTCTTTTTCACTCCCCTTCCGGGGTCCTTTTCACCTTTCCTTCACAGTACTCTTCACTATCGGTCACTGGGTAGTATTTAGGCTTGGAGGGTGGTCCCCCCACGTTCCCACCGGATTTCTCGTGTCCGGCAGTACTCGGGATACAGCCCGCTCCGCTTTCCCTTCGCATACGTGACTTTCACACTGTCTCGTCGGCCTTTCCATGCCGTTCTGCTCGGGATCGCAGACTCTTTGGCTGTCCACACCCCGAAGGCATTGCTGCCTCCGGTTTGGCCTCTTCCGCGTTCGCTCGCCACTACTTGCGGAATCTCAATTGATTTCTCTTCCTCGCCCTACTTAGATGTTTCAGTTCAGGCGGTTCCCCCCGTAAAGCTATGAATTCACTTTACGGTGACCGGACATAACTCCGGCCGGATTGCTCCATTCGGACACCTATGGATCAAAGCCTGCTTACGACTCCCCATAGCTTTTCGCAGTTTGCCGCGTCCTTCTTCGGCTCCCAGTGCCAAGGCATTCCCCTTGCGCTCTTTGTAGCTTGACCATGTGATTTTTTGGTTCTTCAAAATTGTAGTTTTTCTATCAGATTAATCTTTTAGAATAACAACTTTTCTCGCTTTATCTGCTTCTCGCTTTATTCAGTTTTCAAGGTACAACCTGAGGTTGACGCACGTCGCGGGTCAGCTTTCAGTTCAAAGAACCTTACCTGTCGCGGCCTTTACCAGCCTGCAGATTACACACAACACTCTTTTCCATTTTCATGAACCGGAGCATTCTATGTATTTGTGGACTCTTTCTGTTACGCGAGCACTTCGCCGACTGTTTCCAGCCCGCCCTGTGCGCGGCGAAACGGACTTCGTCCGTGGTGGGCTTAAGTGGACTCGAACCACCGACCTCACGCTTATCAGGCGTGCGCTCTAACCGGCTGAGCTATAAGCCCATGTTTTGTTGTCGGACGCTCTGGCTAGAGGTTTGATCCCCAATCCTTCGCATTTCCAACGCCGGTTTCAGGTTCTTACCCTTCACCCTGTTCACTTTTCGGACTTCCTTCTGTTGCGCGGGCACTCTGCCGGCTGTTTCCAGCCCGTTCTGTGCGCGACGAAACGGACGTCTGTCCGTGGTGGAGATAAACGGGATCGAACCGTTGACCTCCTGCTTGCAAAGCAGGCGCTCTCCCAGCTGAGCTATACCCCCATATGGAAGTGATTCAACTGTCTGGTTCTTCTCAGTTCTCTCTCACTGAAGTTCCCTACACTGATTCCGGGAGCCTTTTCAGACTGTCCCGCCACTTAAAGGCACTTTCCTGCCGGTTCTCACCGGCGGGCCGTGCCTCCAAGCTCAGCTTGGGGCCTTCAAAATTAAACAACGATTGTTCAGAAGTCGTCTTCCGTAACCGACCTAGGATGTCTGAGCCATTGTTCATGACTCATGTCTCCATAGAAAGGAGGTGATCCAGCCGCACCTTCCGATACGGCTACCTTGTTACGACTTCACCCCAGTCGCCAATCCTACCTTCGGCGGCGCCTTCCTTGCGGTTAGGCTACCGACTTCGGGTATTACCGGCTCCCATGGTGTGACGGGCGGTGTGTACAAGGCCCGGGAACGTATTCACCGCGGCATGATGATCCGCGATTACTAGCAATTCCAGCTTCACGCAGGCGGGTTGCAGCCTGCGATCCGAACTGAGACCGTTTTTGGGGTTTTGCTCCACCTCGCGGCTTCGCTTCCCGTTGTTAACGGCCATTGTAGTACGTGTGTAGCCCAGGTCATAAGGGGCATGATGATTTGACGTCGTCCCCACCTTCCTCCGTTTTGTCAACGGCAGTCTGATTAGAGTGCTCTTGCGTAGCAACTAATCACAAGGGTTGCGCTCGTTGCGGGACTTAACCCAACATCTCACGACACGAGCTGACGACAACCATGCACCACCTGTCTCAACTTTCCCCGAAGGGCACCTAATGCATCTCTGCTTCGTTAGTTGGATGTCAAGACCTGGTAAGGTTCTTCGCGTTGCTTCGAATTAAACCACATACTCCACTGCTTGTGCGGGCCCCCGTCAATTCCTTTGAGTTTCAACCTTGCGGTCGTACTCCCCAGGTGGATTACTTATTGTGTTAACTCCGGCACGGAAGGGGTCAGACCCCCCACACCTAGTAATCATCGTTTACGGCATGGACTACCAGGGTATCTAATCCTGTTTGCTACCCATGCTTTCGTGCCTCAGCGTCAGTTAAAGCCCAGCAGGCCGCCTTCGCCACTGGTGTTCCTCCCGATCTCTACGCATTTCACCGCTACACCGGGAATTCCGCCTGCCTCTACTTCACTCAAGCACCACAGTTTCAAGTGCAATCCATGAGTTAAGCCCATGGTTTTCACACCTGACTTGCAGTGCCGCCTACGCACCCTTTACACCCAGTAAATCCGGACAACGCTTGCTCCCTACGTATTACCGCGGCTGCTGGCACGTAGTTAGCCGGAGCTTCCTCCTCAGGTACCGTCATTATCGTCCCTGAGGACAGAGGTTTACAATCCGAAAACCTTCTTCCCTCACGCGGCGTTGCTGCATCAGAGTTTCCTCCATTGTGCAATATCCCCCACTGCTGCCTCCCGTAGGAGTCTGGGCCGTGTCTCAGTCCCAATGTGGCCGTTCAGCCTCTCAGCCCGGCTACCGATCGTCGCTTTGGTGGGCCGTTGCCCCGCCAACTGGCTAATCGGACGCGAGTCCATCTCTCAGCGGATTGCTCCTTTGATTCCAGTGCCATGTGACTCCGGAATATCATGCGGTATTAGCGTCCGTTTCCAGACGTTATCCCCCTCTGAAAGGCAGGTTCCTCACGCGTTACTCACCCGTCCGCCACTAAACCATCTCTAAGCAAGCTCAAAAATGGTTCCGTTCGACTTGCATGTGTTAGGCACGCCGCCAGCGTTCGTCCTGAGCCAGGATCAAACTCTCTAAAATTTGGTATATATTCGCCTTCCGGCGTTTATATCTCTTTTAGAGCGTCTTCGGCTCTTAAAGTCCGATACACTAACGTATCGCTTGTGATTTTTTTTGAAAGAGTTTTCCGTCTCTTTTTGTCCGAAAGTACTTTTCACTCTCGTCCTTTACGGGTTCCTTCTTCTGTCTCTCGTTGTTTAATTTTCAAGGTCCCATGCGGCTTCCCGGCCCTTTCGGACCCTCTTTCCGCAGCGCCCCTTTCGCAAGGCGCTTCACTATAATACCAAAACAACCTCCTCTTGTCAACCCTTTTTTTCATTTTTTTTGTTGTTTTCGGTTCCTTCGACCAAATGGAAAAATCTGGAACCATCAGCAATGGATTTACGTCAGGGATAAATCGGAGGTTTGAGGGAAAAATCTGTGATAAGAGGTGGTATTCTCTTGAATGGTAAAGTGATCTATTTATGGAAGGTATTCGTTATCGTTTTAGTCAATATTCTATTGATCGCCGTGGTAACTCACATGGGCAGTTCCATCCAGACCCTTTCCAAAGTCGGTTCCACCGGGACCGAGGTAAGGCAGATTCAGACAAGACTGAAAAACTGGGGATACTACAGCGGCGCGGTCGACGGCGTTTACGGAACACAGACCAAAAACGCAGTGATCTACTTTCAGCGTAAAAACGGACTGACCGCAGATGGCGTCGCCGGTCCCGCAACGCTGAGCGCGATCGGTCTTCCGTCCGGCACTTCCGGCGGGGGATCGGGAGGATACAGCAGCAATGATGTCAATCTGCTTGCCCGGGTAATATCCGCAGAATCCCGCGGCGAACCGTACGAGGGTCAGGTTGCGGTCGGCGCGGTGATCCTCAACCGGATCCAGCACCCCTCCTTTCCGAATACGCTCGCCGGCGTAATTTATCAGCCAGGGGCTTTTTCCTGCCTGAACGACGGCGGAATCAACGCGGCGGTTTCCAGCTCGGCTTACAAGGCGGCGCGGGACGCCATCAACGGCTGGGATCCTTCCGGCGGCGCGATCTATTATTACAATCCCGCAAAAGCAACCAGCAAGTGGATTTTGTCAAGGCCCGTCCTGGTGGTAATCGGCGACCACCGGTTCTGCAGTTGAATGACCCGGCATTCAATTTTATGCGTCAGCCGGCGCGGCAGTTCGCCGTGCCGGCTGATATTTGCGCCGAACAATCTATACATTCCGTTAATTTAATCTTGTATTATACAATTCGTTCTGCTTTTTGAAGAACTTATTGCTGATTCGCTGCATTCCCTTTTTCAAGTTAAATACTTACCGTACTATTCAGTTTATATATACCATATATAATGTATAATTTTATGACCTTGTTTCCAGAATACGGCTGTATCGGGACAGGACCTCATTCAGCACACTGCGGTCGATGGCGCGGATCGGCGTCATCGGCGCCGGGTCCGACCCATGACTGCCAATACTCTTCTCAAACAGCGCCACATCGTGCCACCCGCCGCGCTTGAATCCCGTGCGGCGATATTCGCCCAGCCTTCGGAAGCCCAAGGACTCGTGCATCTTTTCACTGTTCCGGTTCGGCACCGTAATAATCGCGTAAACATTCTGAACTCCCTGCAAACGCAGCATTTCGAGCAATGCCCCGTACAGGGTTTTTCCGTATCCGCGCCTCAGGGCGGAACGTTCCACATATACGGAAAGCTCCGCGTTCCAGCGATAGGATGCCCGCTTCTGATACCGGCTTGCGTAAGCGTAAGCTGCGACGGCTCCATCTGACTCACAAACCAAGTAGGGATACTCTTCTGATATCGTCAGAATCCTATCCCGGAATTCCTCCGGGGAAGGCGTTTCTTCCTCGAACGTGATTGCCGTTTCCATAATATAAGGACGATAAATATCCAAAATCTTTTCCGCATCCGTCTCACGGACAAACCTGACCAACGCCATCGCAATCCTCCTGACGCTTCATTTTTATCTTTCTGAAACCTCCGGCCCGGCCGAGGGAAACCTTGGCTGTGGACAATCAATCCACCTTATATGGAATTCCATTAATAAGAAGGGTGATACCGTCCTGCCATTCGATGTTCATCGTGTTGAATTCTCCCCATTTTCCGGTGTAAACTCTGGTTATTTTTACAAACCTTCCAAGTCCCGCATTCCTCTCCGAAGCATTATTTTCAACATCCACCAGCGTATTTCCGCCTAACGCGCCTTGGTCGGAATCGATCACAACCGCTGTATAGGATCGGTCCGGAGACGTTACCCGATTGACAACGGTTTTCTGTACAAGCTGTCCAAATGTCATTGCAAAGAAGGATGCCGCCAGGAGAAGGAACAGAAGAAAACTATTCATCACGACGCATACCGTACTGAAAACCGATTTGTTTTTACATAAAACAGATATGACAAAACAGGACGCAAAGCAGCTTAAGGCGTGCAAAGTAAGAAGAAAAACATTTCCCCCTCGGACGACTAATCCAATCATACAAATATATAGCAGTGAAGCGGGCGGCAAAAACTGAGAAACAATATTCGCCGCTTTTGTGGAAACTTTTCTTCCAGCCACACAGACCGCCGTAAGTACCGCTTCGATGAACACAGACAGGACAAACCACATCATTTCATGATCCACAACAAACTGATAGCCAAAACACTTGGATGCAATGAAAGGAGTCGCAACAAGCAGCAAAAGTGAAAAACAGATTACCGGCACCCGCCCCGTCAGCTTGTCCATTGCATACACCACCATTTTAAAAATTGCCCTATCCTTATATTTAGGAAGACATTGTTCCCTAGCCCATCGCTATCCATATCCAAGTATAACATAAAAATGATTGCTGTGGAAAGCAAAAAAAGGAGCGCTGCAAAAAGGCACACTCGGTTCATGCGGTTCCGGGCCGCGGGCGCAAAGCGCCTTACTCGCCTACGGCGGCCACGTCTATGCCAAAAGAGGAAAAAAGGACAAGCTCATCGCACGGGGAAATCTTCATCGTCACCCTCAGGGCTGCGCCGAGGTTCGAATCCATCCATTGCATAAATCAAAAATAGAGGCACCCATGCGGGTGCCTCTATTTTTGGTGGACACAGCGGGACTCGAACCTGCGACCTCTCGCGTGTGAGGCGAGCGCTCTAACCAGCTGAGCTATGCGTCCACAATTTGGTGACCCGTACGCGATTTGAACGCGTGTTACCGCCGTGAAAGGGCGGTGTCTTAACCACTTGACCAACGGGCCATAAAATGGTAGCGGCAATTGGATTCGAACCAACGACGCTTCGGGTATGAACCGAATGCTCTAGCCAACTGAGCTATGCCGCCACAAAATTCCACTCTTAAACAGCGGAGCGTTAATCATTATAACGCATGTCCGCATGATTTGTCAATATGTTACCGAAAATAATATCTTTTATACGTAAGGATATTTCTTTCAAACGATCAAACGGACTATTTGAACAAAATGCGCGCTTCAAAGCTCAGGCCGGCCGAATTCTCGCCGCGCACCAGCGCCTCTCCGCCCTGACGCCGCGCAAACAGACGAAGCCGGTCTCCCGGCGACATCTCGCCCAGATAATCAATCTGCAGGCCGCTCACCGCGTCCCCGGCCGCATCCGGTAAGAAGTCGTCGACAATATCGGCGTAGACGGCGTTGTTCATGTGTCCGTTGGAGTCCAGATCCGAACGGTAAACGGGGCGCTCGCCGACCAGCGGAAGATCGTCCGGCGTTATGGCGCGGACCATTTTTTCCTCCGGATCAACCGGCACATCGCGGAAAACGTGAAGATCAATAAACGCCTGCGGACGCCGGAGCTGGTGCGTGGCCGCGTCGGCCAGCACCGTCACCTGCATCGCGTCGATCAAAAGCGCGCCGCTTTCGTCATAAAATTTAAAGTCGCGGTAAAACCGTACGCCGCCGCGCCCCCGCGGATGGGTGCGCACTTCGATTTTTTCCCGATGGGACGGCAGGCGGAAAATTTTCACCCGGTTGCATACCAGAAAAAACACCAGCCCGGTCTTTTCCAGAAATTCTTCATATCCGATATGCAGCAGGTCCACATGCTGCTCGCTGGTCTCGTGCACGTGCCGCAGAACCGCGCCGAGCTTCATCCGGTTATCCGGGCCGACATCATAAACCGGGACGGTCAGGCGGCGCACATACTCGGCAGTCAGGTCCTCCCTCATGGCCGGATGACATCCGTTCCCAGATAATTTCTCAGCACTTCCGGCACCGTAACGCTGCCGTCCGCATTCTGATACTGCTCCACAATGGCGGGGAACAGCCGGCTGGTGGCAAGACCGGACGCGTTCAGCGTGTGAACGTAATGCAGCTTTTTGTCCGCTCCGCGATATTTGACATTCCCTCTTCTTGCTTGATACTCGCGTGCGTTGGAAGCCGAGCTGACCTCCTTGTAAATTCCCATGGAGGGGATCCAGACCTCGATGTCGTAGGTGCGCGCCATTGAGAACGAACAGTCGCCCGCCGCAAGCTTGCTCAGGCGGTAATGGAGCCCCAACTCCTGCACGAGGTTCTCCGCCTTGTGCACCAGCTCTTCAAACGCCTTGTCCGAATCCTCCGGTCTCGTGTACTGGACCATTTCAACCTTATTGAACTGGTGTCCGCGGATCATACCGCGCTCTTCCGAACGGTAGCTTCCCGCTTCCCTGCGGTAGCAGGGTGTATAGCCGATATACTTTTTCGGTAGCTCGTCTTCGTCCAGGACTTCGTCCCTATGGAGATTGACCAGCGCGGTTTCCGCGGTGGGCAGCAGAAATTTTTTATCATTTGTCGTCGGATTCTGAATCCAGTAGTCCTCGTCCACAAATTTCGGGAACTGGCCGGCGACATATCCGCATTCATACTTCAGCATGTGCGGCAGAAGCATGAACTGGTAACCGTCGCGGACGTGTTCATTGATAAAGAAATTGATGAGCGCCCATTCCAGCCGCGCGCCCATTCCGGTGTAGATCCACGAACCTGCGCCGGAGAGCTTGGCTCCGCGCTGATAATCGACAAGGTGCAGGCTCTCGCAGAGGTCCACATGGTTCTTCGGTTCAAAATCGAACTTCGGCTGCTCTTTGAAATAGCGCAGCGGCTTGTTGTTCTCCTTGCCTCCCGCGACCACGTCCTCATCCGGAAGATTCGGCAGGCTGAGCAGAAGCTCCTTTTGCTTTTCCTCGATTTCGTTCAATTGAGTCTCACAGTTTTTGATCTCGCCGGAAAGAGACTTCATTTTCGCCATCAGTTCGGAAGCGTCCCCGCCCTGCTTTTTGATCTGAGGAATCTGCTTGGAGGCTGAATTCTGTTCCGCGCGCATGGTTTCCACGCGGCCCGTTACCTCGCGGCGGCGGCTGTCGATTTTCAGAATATCGTCGACGATTTGATCCGCGTCGTATTCCCTTTTCTTTGCCCCGGCCTTGACAAAATCGGGATTGCTGCGAATCAGTTTGATGTCAATCATATCGGTTGCTCCTTTGGTTTTTATATTCTGCTTTCTTATTCTATAGTATTGTCATGAATCTTCCGGATTAACTCGGCCAAGTCGTCCTGCCCGTAAAATTCGATCTGAAGCAGGCCCTTCTTTGCGGTTCCGGTCACATGTACTTTTCTGCCCAGATTTTCGCGCAGAGCGAGTTCCGTCTCCTCGTAAAACTTCACGCGGGGCGAAACCTTTTTCACGTTCGGGCGTCTGTTCGCCCTTTGCGCCATCTTTTCGATCTCCCTTACGGAAGCCCCGTCCGCCGCGGCTCTCGCAGCCTCCAGCATCAGCCTGCCGCTCGGAAAACTCAGCAGCGCACGGGCGTGCCCCGCGGAGAGGACCCCTTTTTGCACCATCGCGCGGATCTCTTCCGGAAGGTTCAGCAGCCGCAGCGCGTTCGCCACGGCGGGCCTGGATTTTCCGACCGTGCCGGCCACTTCCTCCTGCGTCATGCCGTAGGTGTCGATCAGCGACTGGAATCCCTGCGCCTCCTCCAGTGGATTCAGATCCTCCCGCTGGAGATTTTCGATCAGCGCAAGCTGCATGACCTCGCTGTCGCTCATTTCCCTCACGACGGCCGGGACTTCCTTCAGTTCCGCGATGCGCGCGGCGCGCCACCGGCGCTCCCCCGCCACGATCTGATAGCCGCCGCTGAAAATCGGCCTGACCAGCAGCGGCTGCAGCACGCCGTGCTGCCGGATCGATTCCGCCAGTTCCTGCAGGGACTGCTCGTCAAAGTCCCGCCTCGGCTGGCCGCGGTTCGGCTCTATTTCATCCAGATGCAGAAGCACGGCCGTACGGCCGCCTTCCACGTCGTTTTCCGCGAAGATCGCGTCGAGGCCCTTCCCCAGGCCGCCCTTTTTTCCTGCCATTTTACCGCCTGCCCTTCCCTTCTTTGCCGCGCCTCTTTTCACAGGCCCGGCCTCTCTCCATTTTCAGCGCGCGCCGCCTTCCATTTCCTCCGCCAGAGCATTGTAGCAAACCGCTCCCTTTGACGAACGGTCGAAATACTGGATCGGCTTGCCGTAGCTCGGCGCCTCCGAAAGGCGCACCGCACGCGGAATCACCGTGCCGAACACACGGCGGGGAAAATATTTTTTCACCTCTTCCACCACCTGCTGAGTGAGGTTGAGCCTCCCGTCGAACATGGTGAGCAGAACGCCCTCGATCTCCAGGCGGCTGTTGTACTGCCTTTTTACGCGCCGCACCGTGTTCATCAGCTGCGTCAGGCCTTCCAGCGCATAATACTCGCACTGAATCGGAACAAGCAGCGTATCCGCCGCGGTCAGGGCGTTTGTCGTGATCATCCCGAGCGACGGCGGGCAGTCGATCAGGATATAATCGTAGGATTCGCGAACAGGGGCCAGCGCGTTTTTCAGGCGGGATTCCCTGTGCTCCAGATCGACCAGTTCGATCTCCGCCCCCGCGAGGTCCATGCTGGAAGGCAGAAGATCCAGGTGCTCGAACTCCGTCTTCAGGACCACATCCTGCGCGGTTTCTCCGCCGATCAGCACCTCATATACGGTATTTTTGCGGTTTCTGCGGTCGATCCCGACTCCGCTGGAGGAATTTCCCTGCGGATCCGCGTCGACCAGGAGCGTATTTTTTCCTCTCAGGCCAAACGCGGCCGAAAGATTGACCGCCGTGGTCGTTTTGCCGACTCCTCCCTTTTGGTTGGCAACCGCAATGATCTTGCCCAAAGCATTTCCCCCTTCCTGCGGGCTTTTTGCATCCCGCAGGGTACCCGATTCCCGCCGGACGCGGGAAGTTTGGTATTATTATAGCACGACTCTTTGGGAAGATAAAGAAATTTTTCCGGGAATCCTTGCCCTTTCCGCGGCGTATTTCTTCTGAAAAGCGGCATGCGGCCTGGATTTCCTGCCGTGTTTCATGTGAAACAATTTCTTTTTATCCCAAACCGCAGCATCATATATTCCTTTCGGGCCCGCCTGCGGAACGGCGGGGGGTGCTGTTCGGGCCAACGCGGTGCGGAACAAATTCAGGCCCGGCCGAATCTTAGGAAACGGTTTTCGGCTGCGGGGCCGCCGCCTGAAAAAACGCGGATAACAGAACGGGCCGGACTTTCGTCCGGCCCGTTCTGCGGGAAATGATATAGGGAAATAGGAGTAAAAACTTATACTCTGAATTCAGGCGGGTTTTCTGCCCCCCGCATAGGCCTGGGATTTCGGAATCCTGACGACGCATTCGATGTAGTCCTCCGTTTCGCTCTGGAGGGTCTGCGCGCTAATTCCGCTCTGCTTCATGGTTGCAATCGCATGGGAAATCGTGTTGAGAAAAATCCGTACGTCCTTAATGACGGGCGTTTTTTTCTGATTGCTGTTTTTATCGCCGCAAAGCAGCTTTTCTATATATTCCTCCGTCTGGCGGACATTGTATCCTTTCTCGATCACTGTTTCCAGCGCCTCTCCGCGCTGCATTGGATTCTCCAGACGAAGCAGGGCGCGGGCATGCCGTTCGCTCAACCCCGCCGAAACAATCTGCTGCCGTTCCGTTTCCGTAAGCCGCAGCAAACGAAGTTTGTTTGCGATGGAGGACTGGCTTTTCCCCAAACGCGCGGCCGCCTCTTCCTGCGTGATGTTCCAGCGTTCAATCAGTCTGCGGATTCCCTCGGCTTCTTCAAAAAGCTCAAGATTGCTGCGCTGAATGTTTTCCGTCATCGCCATAACGGCGCTTTGATCCGGCGTGCAGCTGCTGATCAGGCAGGACGCCGTTTTCAAACCCGCCATTCGGCAGGCCCGAAGCCTTCGCTCCCCCGCGATCAGTTCGTAGCCGTTTTCCATCTTCCGGACGAGCAGCGGCTGCAGCAGCCCGTTTTCCCGGATGCTCCGGGACAGGCCGAGCAGTTCGTCCTCCCGGAACGTCCGCCGAGGCTGCGCGGGGTTTGGCCGTATCAGATCAAGGCTGATTTCAACCACCTTGCTTTTATCTCTGAAAAGCAACGCCGCCGCCTCCTTCGCTTGTCCTTGGTACAAGCATAACACGCCGCCATAACGGATTTTGTAAAAATTTGTCCCTTTCCAAATATATTTTTCTTTCCATACTTTACCCGGCTTTTCCAATTTTATCATGGATATCGTTTCCAACTGAATTCTTGGGATCTTTTTAAATTTTTAACAGGCCCCGCCTCTTTCTGTTGAAAACTTCTTTTTCCTTTTCTATTTCGCGGCGCCGATTGCCGAAAAACCGCATCGGAAAGGCAAGATTCCAAGTATTTAAAAAGCTCCCGGCTTTCAACCAAAAAAACAAAGGCTGTTGAAAACCACCTTTGCCGGCGCGGAAGGCAGGTCATCCAGCGCGAAGAAGATCACGGAAAAGAACAAGCTCACGGCGTACTCTTCAAATCCGCTTTTAAAAAATTTTCCACCGAATCCGCAGATCCGGTGGAAAATTTTTCAGAGCGGCAATTTTGCGATTTTCGATCCGTGACGCGGGTATACGGCGGGCGTCGGAGTTTTTCGGCGAATCGTCACCAGGCTGCGCCCGTCCCCGCCGGGCAGTGTGTATTCCACCGCGGAAACCGTTTCGCACCCCAGCAGCGAAATCGCTTTCTCCGCGCTTCCCAATTCCGCCTTTACCTCCGGTCCCTTCATCGCGGCAAACAATCCTTCCGTTTTCAGAAACGGGAGGCAGTACTCGCACAGGACCGGAAGCCGCGCGACGGCCCGCGCCGTCGCGAGATCGAACCGTTCCCGGTATTCCGGCTTTCGCCCGCCTTCCTCCGCGCGCAGGTGAACGAGCTCCGCTTTCAGAGAAAGAGTCCGAAGAAGCTCTTCCAGAAAAATCAGGCGCTTGTTCAGCCCGTCCATCAGGGTCAGCTTCAGGTCCGGCCTCAGGATTTTCAGCGGCACGCCGGGAAATCCCGCTCCGGTGCCGACGTCGATCAGCTTCGCCCCCTGCGGGATTTTCAGGTATTTCAGAATCAAGATGCTGTCGAGAAAATGCTTTTCCGCGATCTCCTCCGGCTCTTTTAAGGCCGTCAGATTCATTTTCTGATTCCACTCGGCCAGCAGCTCCAGATAAGTCTGAAATTGTTCCGCCTGTACCGGCGAGACCGGAATCCCGTATTCCGCCGCCGAAGAGATCAGCCACTCCCCGATCTGTTTCACAACGCTCCCTCCCCGCGCCGGGCCAGCCAGATCAGCAATACGCTGATGTCCGCGGGGCTGACGCCCGAAATGCGAGACGCCTGCCCGACGCTTTCGGGGCGGACGGATTGCAGCTTTTCCTGCGCTTCCGTCCGAAGGCCGGCGATTGCGCCGTAATCGACATTCTCCGGCAAAGCGCGGCTTTCCAGCCGCCGCATCTCGTTGATCTGCGCCTTCTGCCTGCGGATATACCCCTCGTATTTCAGTTCGATCTCCACCGCCTCAAACACCGACGCCGGAAGACGCGGCCGATCCGGATCGACCGCACTCAGCTTTCCATAATCGAGCTGCGGCCTTCGGATCAGCTCCGAAAGCCGGATACCCGTCGAAACCGGCGATGTTCCATGTGAAACAAGCAGCTCGTTCAGTGCCTCCGACGGCGACAGGACTGTATTTTTCACCCGTTCCAGTTCACCGGAAACCTGCTCCTGCTTCTTCTGGAAACGCGCCCAGCGGCGGTCGCCGATCAAGCCGATCTTTCGCCCGATGGGGGTCAGCCGCGCGTCGGCGTTGTCCTGCCGCAGCACCAGGCGGTATTCGCTGCGCGAGGTCATCATACGGTATGGCTCCGAGGTCCCCTTTGTAATCAGATCGTCGATCAGCGTGCCAATGTAAGAACCGGCCCGGTCGAGGACCATCGGTTCCCTGCCCTGAATTTTTAGCGCGGCGTTGATTCCGGCGACCAGCCCCTGCGCGGCGGCCTCTTCGTAACCGGAGCTGCCGTTGAACTGCCCC
This window contains:
- the rsmG gene encoding 16S rRNA (guanine(527)-N(7))-methyltransferase RsmG, whose translation is MKQIGEWLISSAAEYGIPVSPVQAEQFQTYLELLAEWNQKMNLTALKEPEEIAEKHFLDSILILKYLKIPQGAKLIDVGTGAGFPGVPLKILRPDLKLTLMDGLNKRLIFLEELLRTLSLKAELVHLRAEEGGRKPEYRERFDLATARAVARLPVLCEYCLPFLKTEGLFAAMKGPEVKAELGSAEKAISLLGCETVSAVEYTLPGGDGRSLVTIRRKTPTPAVYPRHGSKIAKLPL